A window of Pseudoalteromonas sp. MEBiC 03607 genomic DNA:
TTACCCTGAACACTTTGGTATTCCTAAAACACCATTAGGACCTCTGTTTTTACCTGATTCAGATAGTTAACTGAAAGTGCTGCACTACTAAGACCAGTTTTTTATATCGTCTACGGGTAATTCATGTTTTAATTGAAAAAATCTGTCTGTTTAATTACTAGAAGTAGTGCATCGAGCATACTTGATTAAACAGACTGCGACACAGAACAGCATTTAAGAGAGTTGCAAATGAGTTGGTTAGAAAAAATCTTACCTAAAACGACTAAATCATCAGGTCGTAAAGAAATCCCTGAAGGGGTTTGGGCTAAGTGTACAGACTGTGATTCAATTTTATACAAAGCAGAATTAGAAAAAGCACTCAACGTATGTCCTAAGTGTGATCATCACATGCGTTTAAGTGGCCGTAAACGTTTAGAAAACTTTTTAGATGATGCTGATCGTCACGAAATTGGTGCTGAACACGAACCAAAAGACGTATTAAAGTTTAAAGATTCTAAAAAATACTCTGACCGCATCACCCAAGCACAAAAAGCAAGTGGTGAAAAAGACGCACTTGTTGCAATGAAAGGCCGTTTAAAAGGCATTCCTGTTGCTGCTGTTGCATTTGAATTCTCATTTATGGGTGGTTCAATGGCGTCAGTAGTAGGTGCACGTTTTGTTGAAGCTGTTGACCAATGCTTAGAGCATGATATGCCACTTATCTGTTTTTCTGCATCGGGTGGTGCACGTATGCAAGAAGCCCTTATGTCATTAATGCAAATGGCTAAAACAAGTGCTGCGCTTGCAAAGATGAGCGAAAAAGGTTTACCGTTTATTTCAGTATTAACTGATCCAACAATGGGTGGTGTATCTGCATCGCTGGCAATGCTTGGTGATGTGAACGTTGCAGAGCCTAAAGCATTAATTGGTTTTGCGGGTC
This region includes:
- the accD gene encoding acetyl-CoA carboxylase, carboxyltransferase subunit beta, whose product is MSWLEKILPKTTKSSGRKEIPEGVWAKCTDCDSILYKAELEKALNVCPKCDHHMRLSGRKRLENFLDDADRHEIGAEHEPKDVLKFKDSKKYSDRITQAQKASGEKDALVAMKGRLKGIPVAAVAFEFSFMGGSMASVVGARFVEAVDQCLEHDMPLICFSASGGARMQEALMSLMQMAKTSAALAKMSEKGLPFISVLTDPTMGGVSASLAMLGDVNVAEPKALIGFAGPRVIEQTVRETLPEGFQRSEFLLEHGAIDMIVDRREMRDTLARILAKFMNLPSTEQEHRVA